From one Agrobacterium fabrum str. C58 genomic stretch:
- a CDS encoding type 1 glutamine amidotransferase domain-containing protein, translating into MTAINAAKILILATDGYERSELRVPYEQLKARGADVKIASIKEGEIKSWDEKNWGDSIAVDLSAKTVKVNDFDALVLPGGQINPDILRHDEDAMRVVRDFVKSGKVVAAICHAPWLLIEADALRGRDATSYWSIKTDLKNAGANWKDEKVVTDKGIITSRSPDDLDAFVAKIVEEVEEGRHERRAA; encoded by the coding sequence ATGACTGCCATCAATGCTGCAAAGATTCTCATTCTCGCGACAGACGGCTACGAGCGCTCTGAGTTGCGCGTGCCCTATGAACAGCTGAAGGCCAGGGGTGCCGACGTGAAGATCGCCTCCATCAAGGAGGGCGAAATCAAGAGCTGGGATGAAAAGAACTGGGGCGACAGCATCGCCGTCGACCTTTCCGCCAAGACAGTGAAAGTGAATGATTTCGACGCGCTGGTTCTTCCCGGCGGCCAGATCAACCCCGATATTCTCCGCCACGATGAGGATGCAATGCGGGTCGTTCGAGATTTCGTCAAGTCCGGCAAGGTCGTTGCCGCCATCTGCCACGCGCCGTGGCTTCTCATCGAAGCGGATGCGCTCCGTGGCCGCGACGCCACCTCTTATTGGTCGATCAAAACAGACCTCAAAAATGCGGGCGCCAACTGGAAGGACGAAAAAGTGGTGACCGACAAGGGGATCATCACCTCTCGCAGCCCTGACGATCTCGATGCATTCGTCGCAAAGATCGTGGAAGAGGTCGAAGAAGGCCGCCACGAACGACGCGCCGCTTAA
- a CDS encoding DMT family transporter has product MQKGFLLGLFAYATFSMGDATIKSLGSQISVFEIGFFSILFSGIFIFFSKPREERWREFWRMSRPFAVHGRAISGLFAGIFGIYAFTTIPLAEAYALIFLSPLFVTVLSAVVLKENIGPWRWAAVLAGIVGVILVVRPGFKTLELGHIAAIGVAFLAAMTIVLLRSLAGKEKRTSIMGVLLIYGLTFNGIASIPDFVMPNLHQLLAFAFIGLCTATGQITLLVATRIAPASQIAPSHYSQILWAVAIGMTFFHEYPDAIAALGLAVIAASGLLTMIREKVRLGTVRWNPFFRNRL; this is encoded by the coding sequence ATGCAAAAGGGTTTTCTGCTCGGTCTGTTCGCTTATGCGACCTTTTCCATGGGCGATGCCACGATCAAGTCGCTTGGGTCACAGATCAGCGTTTTCGAGATCGGCTTCTTCAGCATCCTCTTTTCCGGCATCTTCATCTTCTTCAGCAAGCCACGCGAGGAAAGGTGGCGCGAATTCTGGCGCATGAGCCGGCCCTTTGCTGTGCATGGGCGCGCGATTTCGGGTCTCTTCGCCGGTATTTTCGGCATCTATGCCTTCACCACCATTCCGCTGGCCGAAGCTTATGCGCTGATCTTTCTGTCGCCGCTTTTCGTGACCGTGCTTTCTGCCGTGGTGCTGAAGGAGAATATCGGCCCATGGCGCTGGGCGGCGGTTCTGGCCGGCATCGTCGGTGTCATCCTCGTCGTACGCCCGGGCTTCAAGACGCTGGAACTCGGCCATATCGCCGCCATCGGCGTGGCGTTCCTGGCGGCCATGACCATCGTGCTTTTGCGCTCGCTGGCGGGCAAGGAAAAACGCACCTCGATCATGGGTGTGCTGTTGATTTACGGGCTAACTTTCAATGGGATCGCTTCCATTCCCGATTTCGTCATGCCCAACCTGCACCAGCTTCTGGCCTTCGCCTTCATCGGCCTTTGCACGGCGACGGGACAGATCACCCTTCTGGTCGCCACCCGCATTGCGCCGGCAAGCCAGATTGCGCCCTCGCATTATTCGCAAATCCTCTGGGCCGTGGCGATCGGCATGACCTTCTTCCACGAATACCCTGACGCCATCGCGGCGCTGGGTCTCGCCGTCATCGCTGCATCGGGGCTTTTGACGATGATCCGCGAAAAAGTCAGGCTCGGCACCGTGCGCTGGAACCCGTTCTTCCGCAATCGACTTTGA
- a CDS encoding flavohemoglobin expression-modulating QEGLA motif protein, whose translation MAGSSARRELSPIADLVDDVASCLEAGKAIRRDVGKDGRLHIDRPLPFLCLHLTGGTKNLAARDIAAAHASYLIASNIQEAAPLIEAVGAAMRQRFGAFIVLDIGELEHDILLADDSPFLPHYEVSVSATSEPETQKARRVFIKAVCDAEVRFRTPRITRPEPEADPVLRFHNAGLDFPCISVRFAPIYRQPESGADYPGLRETMIADLFDAGLQAFSSFSSGMDALTVTSHRALGRKAFVDAVRRADRSVDEIVSSFDFLLSVTPINARRAFEEFRDGSFQFAPRLLYRPLGVDVEEQKRKLYSVVFDHLEDPVLYHLYREKQQEIDLQLTMLASLHHRTFTDFSRALYGAVEPALLTLALRVLEDCPRAQETSEIAMVDCYAVAKKSREMVETYLGEEPEFKARVEIRDDLPPGLMVTGEKLLISRHTVMEERRVEALLSHEIGVHLLTYFNGSSQGLRLFRTGLSGYEGVQEGLAVLAEHLAGGMTRERLRLIAGRVVGCAAMLDGATFVDTFRIMTRDHGFDEAGAFNMVLRIYRGGGLSKDAIYLRGLAEVLDHLRRGGALDPFWMGKIAAKHFPVMQELALRGLLRPPGVRPAFLLPAKANERLEKIRAGLSIAELATL comes from the coding sequence ATGGCCGGTTCCTCTGCCCGCCGCGAACTTTCACCCATCGCCGATCTGGTGGATGACGTCGCCTCCTGTCTTGAGGCTGGCAAGGCGATCCGCCGTGATGTCGGCAAGGACGGCAGGCTCCACATCGACCGGCCGTTGCCGTTCCTCTGCCTGCACCTGACCGGGGGTACGAAAAATCTCGCCGCGCGCGATATCGCCGCCGCCCATGCCTCCTATCTCATCGCTTCAAATATTCAGGAGGCGGCACCACTGATCGAGGCTGTCGGCGCTGCCATGCGGCAGCGCTTCGGTGCTTTCATCGTGCTCGACATTGGTGAACTCGAACACGATATCCTGCTGGCTGACGATTCCCCCTTCCTGCCGCATTACGAGGTTTCCGTCTCTGCGACTTCGGAACCGGAAACGCAAAAAGCCCGCCGGGTTTTCATCAAGGCGGTGTGTGATGCCGAAGTGCGTTTTCGCACGCCACGCATTACCAGGCCGGAACCGGAAGCCGATCCGGTCCTCAGGTTTCACAATGCCGGACTGGATTTTCCCTGCATCAGCGTGCGCTTTGCGCCGATCTACCGCCAGCCGGAATCCGGTGCGGACTATCCCGGACTGCGTGAGACGATGATCGCCGATCTTTTCGACGCGGGTTTACAGGCCTTCTCGTCATTTTCATCCGGTATGGATGCGCTGACGGTCACAAGCCACCGGGCGCTCGGCCGCAAGGCCTTTGTCGACGCCGTCCGGCGCGCCGACCGTTCGGTTGACGAGATCGTGTCATCCTTCGATTTTCTTCTGTCCGTCACGCCGATCAATGCCCGCAGAGCCTTCGAGGAGTTTCGCGATGGCAGCTTCCAGTTTGCGCCGCGCCTGCTTTACCGGCCGCTGGGCGTCGATGTCGAAGAGCAGAAACGCAAGCTCTATTCCGTTGTTTTCGATCATCTGGAAGACCCGGTTCTCTATCATCTCTACCGGGAGAAACAGCAGGAGATCGACCTGCAACTGACGATGCTTGCAAGCCTGCACCATCGCACTTTTACCGATTTTTCGCGTGCCCTCTATGGCGCTGTCGAACCCGCTCTTCTAACCCTTGCACTTCGTGTGCTCGAGGATTGCCCGCGCGCGCAAGAAACCAGCGAAATCGCCATGGTGGATTGTTACGCGGTCGCCAAGAAATCACGGGAGATGGTCGAGACCTATCTGGGAGAGGAACCAGAGTTCAAGGCCCGTGTCGAAATCCGGGACGACCTGCCGCCTGGCCTGATGGTGACGGGTGAGAAGCTGCTGATTTCTCGCCACACGGTCATGGAAGAGCGACGTGTCGAGGCGCTGTTGTCACATGAAATCGGCGTGCATCTTCTCACCTATTTCAATGGCTCGTCCCAGGGCCTCAGGCTCTTCCGCACCGGCCTTTCCGGTTACGAGGGCGTGCAGGAGGGGCTGGCGGTGCTGGCGGAGCATCTGGCCGGTGGCATGACGCGGGAGCGCCTGCGGCTGATCGCCGGCCGCGTCGTTGGTTGCGCCGCCATGCTGGATGGCGCGACGTTCGTGGACACCTTCCGCATCATGACCCGTGATCACGGCTTCGATGAGGCCGGCGCCTTTAACATGGTGCTGCGCATCTATCGTGGCGGCGGTCTTTCCAAGGATGCTATTTATCTGCGCGGGCTGGCCGAGGTGCTGGACCATCTGCGCAGGGGTGGCGCGCTCGATCCCTTCTGGATGGGAAAGATCGCCGCCAAACATTTTCCGGTCATGCAGGAGCTGGCCTTGCGCGGCCTGTTACGGCCGCCTGGGGTCAGGCCTGCATTTTTATTGCCCGCCAAGGCCAATGAGCGCCTGGAGAAAATCCGGGCGGGATTATCAATCGCCGAACTGGCGACATTATAG
- a CDS encoding glutathione synthase: MRIAFFVNSIETEGPTFATGLLAMAALNRGHDVVYLTPGDFTLRSDDTLAVHATVIRKGKYKKPEAFHAALQDKALERITMDVEEIDALMLRNDPSLDQTTRPWAVHAGILFGRLAEQRGVVVLNDPEGLALAQNKLYFQSFPEIVRPTTLISRNVEEIRAFADTHPKGVIVKPLQGSGGKNVFKIGSSKETNLNQIFEAVSLEGYLIAQAYLPAAKEGDVRFFMMNGRPLMRDGQYAALRRVPAKGDLRSNIHANGTAEAVKVTDEIVELAEMMRPKLVEDGMFLVGLDIVGDKILEVNVFSPGGLSNILELTNVDFSDTIIEAVETKVSMQAASGGALSNRLLATL; this comes from the coding sequence ATGCGTATCGCATTTTTCGTCAATTCCATCGAAACCGAAGGGCCGACCTTCGCAACGGGCCTGTTGGCCATGGCGGCCCTCAATCGCGGCCATGATGTGGTCTATCTGACACCGGGGGATTTTACCCTGCGCTCCGATGACACCCTGGCGGTTCATGCCACTGTCATCCGCAAGGGAAAATACAAGAAGCCCGAGGCGTTCCATGCGGCACTCCAGGACAAGGCGCTTGAGCGCATCACCATGGATGTGGAGGAAATCGACGCACTGATGCTGCGAAACGACCCTTCGCTCGACCAGACGACGCGGCCATGGGCCGTCCATGCGGGCATTCTTTTTGGCCGGCTTGCCGAGCAGCGCGGCGTCGTGGTGCTCAATGATCCCGAAGGCCTGGCGCTTGCGCAGAACAAGCTCTATTTCCAGAGCTTCCCGGAAATCGTTCGCCCGACGACGCTGATTTCCCGCAATGTCGAAGAAATCCGCGCCTTTGCCGATACGCATCCCAAGGGCGTCATCGTCAAACCCCTGCAGGGTTCCGGCGGCAAGAACGTCTTCAAGATCGGGTCGAGCAAGGAAACCAATCTCAACCAGATTTTCGAGGCGGTGAGCCTTGAGGGGTATCTGATCGCGCAGGCCTATCTGCCGGCCGCGAAAGAGGGCGATGTGCGGTTCTTCATGATGAACGGCAGGCCTTTAATGCGCGACGGGCAATATGCCGCGCTTCGCCGTGTGCCGGCCAAGGGCGACCTTCGTTCCAATATTCACGCCAACGGCACGGCCGAAGCGGTGAAGGTGACGGATGAAATCGTTGAGCTTGCCGAAATGATGCGGCCGAAGCTGGTGGAAGACGGCATGTTCCTTGTCGGCCTCGATATCGTCGGTGACAAGATATTGGAGGTGAACGTGTTTTCGCCGGGCGGGCTGTCGAATATCCTTGAACTCACCAATGTCGATTTCAGCGATACGATCATCGAGGCGGTGGAAACCAAGGTGTCGATGCAGGCGGCGTCCGGCGGTGCCCTGTCGAACAGGCTGCTGGCGACGCTTTGA
- a CDS encoding NAD-dependent epimerase has protein sequence MRYLVTGTAGFIGFYVAKRLLDAGHFVTGFDGMTKYYDVSLKEKRHAILARSNGFRAEIGMLEDTDALKRAAEAAEPEIIIHLAAQAGVRYSLENPRAYIDSNLIGSFNMLELARSLKVKHLMLASTSSIYGANEKIPFAESDKADEPMTLYAATKKSMELMAHSYAHLHKLPTTAFRFFTVYGPWGRPDMAPIKFVDAVSNGQPIDIYGQGNMSRDFTYIDDLVEGIVRLSAVIPSEENRVTQEGVTDTLSHHAPFRVVNIGGGQPVELMHFVETIEKAVGKPAIRNMLPMQQGDVPRTFASPDLLRALTGYVPQTPVEEGIKALVAWYRGINGNLTE, from the coding sequence ATGCGTTATCTGGTTACCGGCACGGCAGGCTTCATCGGTTTTTACGTTGCGAAACGGCTGCTGGATGCCGGACACTTCGTCACCGGCTTCGATGGCATGACGAAATATTACGATGTCAGCCTGAAGGAAAAACGCCACGCCATCCTTGCCCGCTCCAACGGCTTCCGGGCCGAGATCGGCATGCTCGAAGATACCGATGCGCTGAAGCGGGCGGCAGAAGCCGCCGAACCGGAAATCATCATCCACCTCGCCGCACAGGCCGGTGTTCGTTACAGCCTTGAAAATCCGCGCGCCTATATCGATTCCAATCTCATCGGCTCGTTCAACATGCTGGAGCTTGCCAGAAGCCTTAAGGTCAAGCACCTGATGCTGGCATCGACCTCCTCCATCTACGGCGCCAATGAAAAAATCCCCTTTGCGGAAAGCGACAAGGCCGACGAGCCGATGACGCTCTACGCAGCCACCAAAAAATCCATGGAATTGATGGCGCACAGCTATGCGCATCTGCACAAGCTGCCCACCACCGCCTTCCGTTTCTTCACGGTCTATGGCCCGTGGGGACGGCCGGACATGGCGCCGATCAAATTTGTGGACGCGGTTTCCAACGGCCAGCCGATCGATATTTACGGGCAAGGCAATATGAGCCGTGATTTCACCTATATCGATGATTTGGTCGAAGGCATCGTCCGGCTGAGCGCCGTGATCCCATCAGAGGAAAACCGCGTGACACAGGAAGGCGTGACCGACACGCTTTCGCACCATGCACCTTTCCGTGTCGTCAATATCGGCGGCGGCCAGCCGGTAGAGCTGATGCACTTTGTCGAAACGATCGAAAAGGCAGTCGGCAAGCCGGCGATCCGCAACATGCTGCCGATGCAGCAGGGCGACGTGCCGCGCACCTTCGCCTCGCCGGATCTTCTGAGGGCATTGACCGGTTATGTGCCGCAGACCCCGGTCGAAGAGGGCATCAAGGCCCTCGTCGCCTGGTATCGCGGGATAAACGGAAACCTCACGGAATAG
- a CDS encoding aldehyde dehydrogenase family protein: MDAMTKLDVKQEAAALLDKMGVARDLYTGGDMASFSPVTGEQIASLRTVSVEGVAAVVDKADAAFRTWRNVPAPRRGELIRLLGEELRAFKTDLGRLVSLEAGKIPSEGLGEVQEMIDICDFAVGLSRQLYGLTIATERPGHRMMETWHPLGVVGVISAFNFPVAVWSWNAALALVCGNSVVWKPSEKTPLTALAVQGIFERAAARFGDAPEGLSQLLIGDRAVGEAMVDYPKVPLVSATGSTRMGRDVGPRLAKRFARAILELGGNNAGIVCPSADLDMALRAIAFGAMGTAGQRCTTLRRLFVHDSVYEELVPRLKKAYASVSVGNPLESSALVGPLVDKAAFDGMQKAIEAAKAAGGVVHGGDRVDTGAADAYYVKPALVEMPKQVGPVLEETFAPILYVMKYSDLDQAIDAHNAVAAGLSSSIFTRDIQESERFLSSEGSDCGIANVNIGTSGAEIGGAFGGEKETGGGRESGSDSWKAYMRRATNTINYSKALPLAQGVSFDIE, encoded by the coding sequence ATGGATGCGATGACGAAGCTTGACGTGAAACAGGAAGCCGCGGCTCTGCTCGACAAGATGGGTGTTGCCCGCGATCTTTATACCGGCGGCGACATGGCGTCCTTCAGCCCCGTGACGGGTGAGCAGATAGCAAGCCTCAGGACCGTGTCGGTAGAGGGTGTCGCAGCCGTGGTCGACAAGGCTGATGCGGCGTTCAGGACCTGGCGTAATGTGCCGGCGCCGCGTCGTGGCGAGTTGATCCGCCTGCTTGGCGAAGAACTGCGCGCCTTCAAGACCGATCTCGGCCGTCTCGTCTCGCTGGAAGCGGGCAAGATCCCGTCCGAAGGTCTCGGTGAAGTGCAGGAGATGATCGATATCTGCGATTTCGCTGTCGGTCTCTCCCGCCAGCTTTACGGTCTCACCATCGCCACCGAACGTCCCGGCCACCGCATGATGGAAACCTGGCATCCGCTTGGCGTCGTCGGCGTCATCTCGGCCTTCAATTTCCCCGTCGCCGTCTGGTCGTGGAATGCCGCACTTGCCCTCGTCTGCGGTAATTCGGTGGTCTGGAAGCCTTCGGAGAAGACCCCGCTTACGGCGCTTGCCGTGCAGGGCATCTTCGAGCGCGCCGCCGCCCGCTTTGGCGATGCGCCGGAAGGTCTGTCCCAACTGCTGATCGGTGACCGCGCCGTGGGTGAAGCCATGGTGGATTACCCCAAAGTGCCGCTCGTCTCCGCCACCGGCTCGACCCGTATGGGGCGCGATGTCGGTCCGCGTCTGGCCAAGCGCTTTGCCCGCGCCATTCTGGAACTTGGCGGCAACAATGCCGGCATCGTCTGCCCGTCTGCCGATCTCGACATGGCGCTGCGCGCCATCGCCTTCGGCGCCATGGGCACCGCCGGCCAGCGCTGCACGACGCTTCGCCGGCTTTTCGTACATGACAGCGTTTATGAGGAGCTCGTGCCGCGCCTGAAAAAGGCTTACGCGTCTGTCTCCGTCGGCAATCCGCTGGAAAGTTCCGCACTCGTTGGCCCGCTGGTCGACAAGGCGGCCTTTGACGGCATGCAAAAGGCGATTGAGGCTGCCAAGGCGGCCGGCGGCGTTGTGCATGGCGGCGACCGCGTCGATACCGGTGCGGCAGATGCCTATTACGTGAAACCTGCACTCGTCGAAATGCCGAAGCAGGTTGGCCCCGTTCTGGAAGAGACCTTCGCGCCGATCCTCTATGTCATGAAGTATAGCGATCTCGATCAGGCGATCGACGCGCATAATGCCGTCGCCGCGGGTCTTTCCTCGTCCATCTTCACCCGTGACATTCAGGAATCGGAACGTTTCCTGTCGTCGGAAGGCTCGGATTGCGGCATTGCCAACGTCAATATCGGCACATCGGGTGCGGAAATCGGCGGCGCGTTTGGCGGCGAGAAGGAAACCGGTGGCGGCCGTGAATCCGGTTCGGATTCTTGGAAGGCCTATATGCGCCGCGCCACCAACACCATCAACTATTCCAAGGCGCTGCCTTTGGCGCAGGGCGTTTCCTTCGATATCGAATAA
- a CDS encoding LysR family transcriptional regulator: MDPRRRLVPDIITLQAFECAARHGNFTRAAEELNLTQSAVSRQIGELEAQTGMQLFERIRRRVVLSEAGRKFLPDVRRLLQQSEQLMVRAVSAGTSHASLSVATLPTFGSRWLMPRLSRFIDANPDMTITIGSRSHPFDFDEEGFDLAIHYGQPIWAHGTCTFLCNEVIVPVASPALLRRAGVNRAQDLAGQPLLHVTTRPKLWTEWLEMNGVTADNAYQGSRFDQFSMIIEAAASGIGFALLPRYLIEAELASSRLEIVFDIPLQTDKSYYVALPEGRQDNVLARAFQAWLLDQVGKPV, translated from the coding sequence ATGGATCCGCGCAGAAGACTGGTTCCTGATATCATTACCCTGCAAGCGTTCGAATGCGCGGCACGGCATGGCAATTTTACGCGTGCGGCCGAAGAACTCAACCTCACGCAGAGTGCCGTCAGCCGGCAGATCGGCGAGCTGGAAGCCCAGACGGGAATGCAACTCTTCGAGCGCATCCGCAGACGGGTCGTGCTTTCGGAAGCCGGGCGCAAATTCCTGCCCGATGTGCGGCGCCTGTTGCAGCAATCCGAACAGTTGATGGTGCGTGCGGTTTCCGCCGGGACGTCGCATGCGTCGCTCTCCGTCGCAACGCTGCCGACATTCGGAAGCCGCTGGCTGATGCCGCGCCTCTCCCGCTTCATCGACGCCAATCCCGATATGACGATCACAATCGGCTCACGATCGCACCCCTTCGATTTTGACGAGGAAGGTTTCGATCTCGCCATTCATTATGGCCAGCCAATCTGGGCGCATGGCACCTGTACGTTCTTATGCAACGAGGTGATCGTGCCGGTTGCCAGCCCTGCTTTGCTCCGCCGCGCAGGCGTGAACCGGGCGCAGGATCTGGCCGGGCAACCGCTGCTGCATGTCACGACCCGGCCGAAACTCTGGACGGAATGGCTGGAAATGAACGGCGTGACGGCAGACAATGCCTATCAGGGCAGCCGTTTCGACCAGTTTTCGATGATCATCGAGGCCGCCGCAAGCGGCATCGGTTTTGCCCTTCTGCCGCGATATCTCATCGAGGCAGAGCTTGCCTCCAGCCGCCTCGAAATCGTGTTCGACATCCCCTTGCAGACCGACAAGAGCTATTATGTCGCCCTGCCGGAAGGACGTCAGGACAATGTACTTGCCCGCGCCTTTCAGGCGTGGCTGCTCGATCAGGTGGGCAAGCCGGTCTAG
- a CDS encoding UDP-glucose dehydrogenase family protein — MRIVMIGSGYVGLVSGACFADFGHDVVCVDKMPEKIEALKSGHIPIFEPGLETIVANNAKAGRLSFTTDLSAAVANADVVFIAVGTPSRRGDGHADLGYVYAAAKEIAHALDGFTVIVTKSTVPVGTGDEVERIIREENPSADFAVVSNPEFLREGAAIEDFKRPDRIVVGLSDERARPVMTEVYRPLYLNQSPLLFTTRRASELIKYAANAFLAMKITFINEMADLCEKVGANVQDVSRGIGLDGRIGSKFLHAGPGYGGSCFPKDTLALAKTAQDYDAPVRLIETTIAVNDTRKRAMGRKVINAVGGDVRGKKIAVLGLTFKPNTDDMRDSPAIAIIQTLQDGGAKVVGYDPEGMANARHLMEDIDYAAGPYEAAEGADAVVIVTEWNQFRALDLPRLKAIMKSPVLVDLRNIYRTDEVAGHGFIYAAVGRPHEGSSGNDT, encoded by the coding sequence ATGCGGATTGTGATGATCGGTTCGGGTTATGTCGGCCTCGTGTCCGGCGCGTGTTTTGCAGATTTTGGCCATGATGTGGTCTGCGTCGACAAGATGCCGGAGAAAATCGAGGCTTTGAAAAGCGGCCATATTCCGATCTTCGAGCCGGGTCTGGAAACCATCGTCGCCAACAACGCCAAGGCTGGCCGGTTGAGCTTCACGACAGATCTTTCCGCCGCTGTCGCCAATGCCGATGTCGTCTTCATCGCGGTCGGTACGCCTTCGCGGCGCGGGGATGGACATGCCGATCTCGGTTATGTCTACGCGGCAGCGAAAGAGATCGCCCATGCTCTTGATGGTTTCACCGTCATCGTCACCAAATCCACTGTTCCCGTTGGCACCGGCGACGAGGTGGAGCGCATCATTCGCGAGGAAAACCCCTCGGCCGATTTTGCCGTGGTTTCCAACCCGGAATTCCTGCGCGAAGGGGCTGCCATCGAGGATTTCAAGCGGCCGGACCGCATTGTCGTCGGCCTCTCGGATGAGCGCGCACGCCCTGTGATGACCGAAGTTTACCGCCCGCTTTACCTCAACCAGTCGCCGCTGCTCTTCACCACAAGGCGCGCTTCCGAACTCATCAAATATGCCGCCAACGCCTTTCTGGCGATGAAGATCACCTTCATCAACGAAATGGCTGACCTCTGCGAAAAGGTCGGCGCCAATGTGCAGGATGTTTCCCGCGGGATTGGTCTCGATGGCCGTATCGGCTCGAAATTCCTGCATGCCGGCCCCGGTTATGGTGGCTCCTGTTTCCCGAAGGATACGCTGGCGCTCGCCAAGACCGCGCAGGATTATGATGCGCCGGTACGGCTGATCGAAACCACCATCGCCGTCAACGACACGCGCAAGCGCGCCATGGGCCGCAAGGTCATCAATGCGGTGGGCGGTGACGTGCGCGGCAAGAAAATCGCCGTGCTGGGCCTGACCTTCAAGCCGAACACTGACGACATGCGCGACAGCCCGGCCATCGCCATCATCCAGACCCTGCAGGATGGCGGCGCAAAGGTGGTCGGCTACGATCCGGAAGGCATGGCGAATGCCCGGCACCTGATGGAAGATATCGACTATGCGGCAGGCCCTTACGAGGCAGCGGAAGGCGCCGACGCCGTCGTGATCGTGACGGAATGGAACCAGTTCCGCGCGCTAGACCTGCCGCGCCTCAAAGCCATCATGAAAAGTCCTGTGCTCGTGGATTTGCGCAATATCTACCGCACGGACGAGGTCGCCGGCCATGGCTTCATCTATGCCGCGGTGGGTCGCCCGCATGAAGGCAGTTCGGGCAACGACACCTGA
- a CDS encoding N-formylglutamate amidohydrolase, protein MAARNDDKYRGDTENKGFWTIDFGRSPVIGTAIHDGHFIRSDIASLMALSPEQRLREEDPFTGEMIARLTNRLVVHHSRFEIDLNRAADQAIYLKPEQSWGLEVWSEEPSQDAVRHSLDFHADYYAMLESVLSSVERRHGPFVVLDVHSYNHRRQGAGEPPTAQAEAPDINIGTFSMDRSRWNDVVSAVGEHFASATIGGRRLDVRENVAFQGKGEQTRFIHERFAENGCAIAIEFKKFFMDEWTGEPDRRVVSDIRETIAALQPVLEECLRSR, encoded by the coding sequence ATGGCAGCCAGAAACGACGACAAATATCGCGGCGATACCGAAAACAAAGGTTTCTGGACGATCGACTTCGGCCGGTCGCCAGTCATCGGTACGGCCATTCATGATGGTCATTTCATCCGTTCGGATATAGCCAGCCTGATGGCGCTTTCCCCGGAACAAAGATTGCGCGAGGAAGACCCTTTCACCGGCGAGATGATCGCGAGACTGACAAACCGCCTCGTCGTGCACCATTCGCGTTTCGAAATCGATCTCAATCGTGCGGCCGATCAGGCGATCTATCTGAAGCCGGAGCAATCCTGGGGGCTTGAGGTGTGGAGCGAGGAGCCATCGCAAGACGCTGTTCGCCATTCACTCGATTTCCATGCGGATTATTACGCGATGCTTGAGAGCGTTCTCTCGTCCGTCGAGCGGCGGCATGGGCCTTTCGTGGTGCTGGATGTGCACAGCTACAATCACCGCCGCCAGGGTGCCGGCGAGCCGCCGACTGCCCAGGCGGAAGCACCGGATATCAATATCGGCACGTTTTCCATGGATCGCAGCCGCTGGAACGATGTCGTCAGTGCGGTGGGAGAGCATTTCGCATCCGCGACCATTGGCGGCCGCCGCCTCGATGTGCGCGAGAACGTGGCCTTTCAGGGCAAGGGGGAACAGACCCGCTTCATCCATGAGCGCTTTGCCGAAAATGGCTGCGCCATCGCGATTGAATTCAAGAAATTTTTCATGGATGAATGGACCGGAGAGCCGGACAGACGTGTGGTATCGGACATCAGAGAGACGATCGCTGCCCTTCAGCCGGTTCTCGAAGAATGTCTGAGGTCGCGGTGA
- a CDS encoding PPC domain-containing DNA-binding protein: MKSRLLAGGAERTFILIVDPEEEAFDAIRRFARAENINAASVTAIGAFATATLAFFDLKTQDYQEIPVAEQSEVLTLLGDITLDENGVPNPHLHVVLGFADGSTRGGHFLKGLVRPTLEVVIRETPAELRRSYNREFGIALIDPAK; the protein is encoded by the coding sequence ATGAAAAGCAGATTACTGGCAGGCGGAGCGGAGCGCACCTTCATCCTTATCGTGGATCCCGAGGAGGAGGCCTTTGACGCTATCCGCCGTTTTGCCAGGGCAGAAAATATAAACGCTGCCTCAGTCACGGCGATCGGCGCCTTTGCAACCGCGACGCTCGCATTTTTCGATCTTAAGACGCAGGATTATCAGGAAATACCGGTCGCCGAGCAGAGTGAGGTCCTGACCCTGCTCGGTGATATCACGCTGGACGAGAACGGCGTGCCTAATCCGCATCTGCATGTGGTTCTCGGTTTTGCCGATGGGTCCACCAGAGGCGGACATTTTCTGAAGGGCTTGGTGCGTCCTACGCTGGAAGTGGTCATTCGCGAAACGCCCGCAGAACTCCGGCGCAGCTATAACAGGGAATTCGGCATTGCTCTCATCGATCCTGCAAAATAA